The Orcinus orca chromosome 16, mOrcOrc1.1, whole genome shotgun sequence genome includes a window with the following:
- the SHLD1 gene encoding shieldin complex subunit 1 isoform X2, which yields MSRLILYFPITSLESAILQDTSNLNTEQNDSWTSEYSWLDPSVKGPPETNAEDAGLRKSLDTFYEVFGHPQPASGNSLSTSVYQCLSQKINELKGKENQRYTLRSFQMAQVIFNRDGCSILQKHSRDAHFYPTREGSASLEDEKLTPGLSKEIIHFLLQQNLMKDP from the exons AtgtccaggctcatcttgtactttcccaTCACCagcctggaatcagccattcTTCAAG ACACTAGTAACTTAAATACTGAACAAAATGATTCCTGGACCTCTGAGTACTCCTGGCTTGACCCTTCTGTGAAGGGCCCACCAGAGACAAACGCAGAGGATGCTGGACTTCGGAAATCTCTGGACACATTCTATGAAGTATTTGGCCATCCACAGCCAGCCTCTGGAAATTCACTCTCCACATCTGTCTACCAGTGCCTTTCTCAGAAAATCAATGAACTGAAGGGCAAGGAGAACCAAAGGTACACCCTCCGCAGTTTTCAAATGGCGCAGGTCATCTTCAACCGGGACGGCTGCTCCATCTTACAGAAGCATTCCAGGGACGCCCACTTTTACCCAACCAGAGAAGGAAGTGCGTCTCTGGAGGATGAAAAGCTGACCCCAGGACTTTCAAAAGAAATTATTCATTTCCTCTTGCAGCAGAACTTGATGAAAGACCCATAA